In one window of Psychrobacter sp. P2G3 DNA:
- a CDS encoding ATP phosphoribosyltransferase regulatory subunit: MSASSDSAVPVQSRPENNATTQHADNSSVPNHLPYLSNFTAEVANSWLLPDGVVDVLFEDAQKQEVLRHQLTQQLITHGYQLVCPPMIEFTESLLSDASEDLKRQTFKIIDQLTGRLMGVRADITPQILRIDAHHGGNGIARYCYAGDVIHTLPSGLFGSRTPLQLGAEIFGCASLSADFELIDVLFTMINDLNMSAALHIDLGHVAIFKRLAILADLPENDTKQLMHLYANKNLPELKRVCQALPMGSDFYALARFGHDMTQLLAKLSDTAQQDVDIATAVDELQRLKTHLQEQWNCDVSIDVTELSGYHYHTGIVFNGYINSETQPLVRGGRFDGMQSGDHLTGSQLREATGFSMDVSRLLAHVQLDAPMVVIVDYDTVSNTDSAQKQTLQQQVDSLRQQGYRVTVPLDAHDCPQGITHRLSIVNNQWQLTAI; this comes from the coding sequence GTGTCTGCCAGTTCTGATTCAGCTGTACCCGTCCAATCACGCCCTGAAAATAATGCCACTACTCAGCATGCTGATAACAGTAGCGTACCCAATCATCTACCTTATCTAAGTAATTTTACTGCAGAAGTCGCCAATAGCTGGCTGCTACCTGACGGTGTGGTTGATGTGTTATTTGAGGATGCACAAAAGCAAGAAGTGCTTCGCCATCAACTAACCCAGCAGCTCATCACTCATGGCTATCAGCTCGTATGTCCGCCGATGATTGAGTTCACTGAGTCACTACTTAGTGATGCATCAGAAGATCTAAAGCGCCAGACGTTTAAGATTATCGACCAGCTCACAGGTCGTTTGATGGGAGTACGTGCGGATATCACGCCGCAGATTTTGCGTATTGATGCGCATCATGGTGGCAACGGTATTGCGCGTTATTGTTATGCAGGCGATGTCATTCATACATTGCCATCAGGACTGTTTGGGTCGCGTACGCCATTACAATTGGGTGCTGAGATCTTTGGTTGTGCCTCACTCAGTGCAGATTTTGAGCTGATAGACGTTCTGTTTACGATGATTAATGATTTAAACATGAGTGCAGCCTTGCATATTGATTTAGGTCATGTAGCCATATTTAAACGTTTAGCCATATTAGCAGATCTGCCAGAGAATGATACCAAGCAGCTGATGCACCTATATGCAAATAAGAATTTGCCAGAGCTCAAGCGCGTCTGCCAAGCACTGCCAATGGGTAGTGACTTTTATGCATTAGCGCGCTTTGGTCATGATATGACACAGCTATTGGCTAAGCTTTCAGATACCGCTCAACAAGATGTTGATATTGCTACGGCGGTCGATGAGCTTCAACGCTTAAAAACGCATCTGCAAGAGCAATGGAATTGCGATGTCAGTATCGATGTCACTGAACTTTCAGGCTATCATTATCATACAGGTATCGTATTCAACGGCTACATCAATAGTGAAACCCAACCATTAGTACGCGGTGGGCGTTTTGATGGTATGCAGAGCGGTGATCACTTAACAGGTAGCCAGCTGCGCGAAGCCACTGGCTTTAGTATGGATGTCAGCCGCTTATTAGCACATGTTCAACTAGACGCTCCGATGGTCGTTATCGTTGATTATGATACCGTCAGTAATACGGACAGCGCACAAAAACAGACATTACAACAGCAAGTTGATAGCTTGCGCCAGCAGGGTTATCGCGTGACTGTACCGCTAGATGCGCACGATTGTCCTCAGGGTATCACGCATCGCTTAAGCATCGTTAATAACCAATGGCAATTAACCGCTATTTAA
- the corA gene encoding magnesium/cobalt transporter CorA has product MNRNDDLLVRTNTRITPDSNVSRIYSDVSDEHPYLNSYDSYIYGDVDATAEDTIETMTVYDPDSERYEDIDLSSADEVVNCYAYSRKTGEQLDQVALNDVNKSLSNSGQFIWLGLYDPSLETMVKVQNAFDLHELAIEDAFADHQRAKVENYDNDMIFVVLRTAKLENNIIRYGTTAIFMGKNYLITIRNGPSNSYAPVREHCNRRPEKLRMGPIFVLHAVLDFIVDNYMPVTDRLGSYLREQERYVFTYEFNKSTLKNLYELKSQLVHMRAVILPVQDICSFFINHKKSDLVSAFSQAAKPYFRDVNDHLLHSLDAINGLNEMLNVVMNTYLAMVNMGQNEVVRKLAAWAGILAVPTAIAGIYGMNFDFMPELHWQYSYLIIMLFILSLCSYLYYNFKRLKWL; this is encoded by the coding sequence ATGAACCGCAATGACGATCTACTAGTCAGGACGAATACTCGTATCACACCTGACTCTAATGTCAGCCGTATTTATTCTGATGTCAGCGACGAGCATCCTTATCTAAATAGTTATGACAGCTATATCTACGGTGATGTCGATGCGACTGCCGAAGATACTATTGAAACGATGACTGTTTACGATCCTGACTCTGAACGCTATGAGGATATAGATTTATCTAGTGCTGACGAGGTAGTCAATTGCTATGCCTATTCTCGTAAAACGGGCGAGCAGCTTGATCAGGTAGCACTTAATGATGTCAATAAATCCCTGAGTAACAGTGGTCAGTTTATTTGGCTTGGTCTTTATGATCCAAGCTTAGAAACCATGGTAAAAGTCCAAAATGCCTTTGACTTGCATGAGTTGGCGATTGAAGATGCCTTTGCAGACCATCAGCGCGCCAAAGTCGAAAACTACGATAACGATATGATCTTTGTAGTGCTACGTACGGCTAAACTTGAAAACAATATTATTCGCTACGGCACTACAGCAATATTCATGGGCAAAAACTATCTGATTACCATTCGTAACGGCCCTTCTAACTCTTATGCGCCGGTACGTGAACACTGTAACCGTCGGCCTGAAAAGCTACGGATGGGACCCATATTTGTACTCCATGCTGTCCTCGATTTTATCGTTGATAACTATATGCCGGTCACTGATCGCTTAGGCAGTTATTTGCGTGAGCAAGAACGCTATGTATTTACCTATGAATTTAATAAAAGCACCCTAAAAAACCTATATGAGCTTAAGTCGCAACTGGTCCATATGCGTGCAGTTATTTTGCCAGTACAAGATATCTGTAGCTTCTTTATTAATCATAAAAAAAGCGATTTAGTTTCAGCATTTTCTCAAGCGGCTAAACCCTATTTCCGCGACGTTAATGACCATTTATTACACTCTTTAGATGCTATCAACGGTCTGAACGAGATGCTCAATGTAGTGATGAACACCTATTTAGCTATGGTCAATATGGGGCAGAACGAGGTCGTACGTAAGCTTGCTGCATGGGCAGGTATCTTGGCAGTACCAACGGCAATCGCTGGTATATATGGGATGAACTTTGACTTTATGCCTGAGCTACACTGGCAGTACTCTTATTTAATAATTATGCTATTTATCCTGTCATTATGTAGTTATCTATACTATAACTTTAAAAGATTAAAATGGTTATAG
- a CDS encoding phosphate-starvation-inducible PsiE family protein: MRESSEPQPSLSKDPEPKMAKTNVDIHERLQYIGREFVDICHYIILFLISVVVVWTAGKEFLVIVQKGSADLKDILMLFIYLELLAMIGIYFKTHRLPVQFLIFIAITALSRHLVVDVQAVSDYFHLWLLATISVAIMVLSASVVILTWTAKMFGRPEDYLDDHQSTSTEHHLPSVESAKNRHK, translated from the coding sequence ATGCGTGAATCTTCCGAGCCACAACCGTCATTAAGCAAAGATCCTGAACCTAAAATGGCGAAGACGAATGTAGATATTCATGAGCGTCTGCAATATATCGGTAGAGAGTTTGTTGATATTTGCCACTACATTATCCTATTTTTAATCAGTGTGGTGGTAGTTTGGACGGCTGGTAAAGAGTTCTTGGTGATTGTGCAAAAAGGCTCAGCAGATTTAAAAGATATCTTGATGCTGTTTATCTATCTTGAACTACTGGCGATGATTGGTATTTATTTTAAGACTCATCGTCTGCCAGTACAGTTTTTGATATTTATTGCCATTACCGCGCTGTCACGACATTTGGTCGTTGATGTACAGGCGGTATCAGACTATTTTCATCTATGGTTATTGGCGACTATTTCTGTCGCTATCATGGTTTTAAGTGCCTCTGTTGTTATCCTTACTTGGACGGCAAAAATGTTTGGTCGTCCTGAAGATTATTTAGATGATCATCAGAGCACCAGTACCGAGCATCACTTGCCTAGTGTTGAGAGTGCAAAAAATCGTCATAAATAG
- a CDS encoding DUF2237 domain-containing protein, which yields MSSDYHPNPAINQTNVLGTALASCCFDPITGYYRNGFCHTGNHDVGQHTVCAKMTSEFLNFSSSRGNDLITPLPEYNFPGLKPGDYWCICALRWVEALDFDIAPKLKLEGCHESLLTLVDIETLKRYAL from the coding sequence ATGTCATCTGACTACCATCCTAACCCTGCTATTAATCAAACCAATGTATTAGGTACTGCCCTCGCCAGCTGCTGCTTTGACCCTATTACTGGCTACTATCGTAATGGATTTTGTCATACTGGCAATCATGATGTCGGTCAGCATACTGTTTGTGCCAAAATGACCAGTGAATTTCTTAACTTTTCCTCGAGTCGGGGCAATGACTTGATTACGCCTCTACCAGAGTATAATTTTCCTGGCCTAAAACCTGGTGATTACTGGTGTATCTGTGCGCTACGTTGGGTTGAGGCATTAGATTTTGATATCGCGCCAAAATTAAAACTAGAAGGCTGTCATGAAAGTCTATTGACCCTAGTCGATATTGAAACCTTAAAACGCTACGCACTATAA
- a CDS encoding adenylosuccinate synthase yields MGQNVVVLGSQWGDEGKGKIVDLLTEKASAVARFQGGHNAGHTLVVDGKTTILHLIPSGILREGVTCFIGNGVVLAPDALLKEMKELEDNNVPVRERLRISPNCPLIMPYHVALDQAREAKRGTGKIGTTGRGIGPAYEDKVARRAIKLADLFRDDLEEKLRNLIEYHNFQLTQYYKVDAIDFDETFKLCQEWKEEIRGMVTDVTEDLNQLRLAGKNLMFEGAQGTLLDIDHGTYPFVTSSSVTAGGVSTGTGIGPLYLDYVLGITKAYTTRVGSGPFPTELFDDVGAHLAKVGHEFGATTGRARRCGWFDAEALRRAVVLNSMSGICLTKLDVLDGLEELLIGVGYNLPETECAGAHDAEFYESVTPKYETLEGWSESTVGITNYDDLPENAKKYIKRIEALIDCPIDIISTGPDREETIVLRDPYDA; encoded by the coding sequence ATGGGTCAGAATGTCGTAGTTTTAGGTAGCCAATGGGGCGATGAAGGTAAGGGTAAAATCGTTGATTTACTTACTGAAAAAGCCTCAGCAGTAGCGCGTTTTCAAGGTGGCCACAATGCAGGTCATACCTTGGTTGTCGATGGCAAAACCACTATCTTGCACTTGATTCCATCAGGTATCCTACGCGAAGGCGTCACCTGCTTCATCGGTAACGGTGTGGTGTTAGCACCTGACGCATTGTTAAAAGAGATGAAAGAGCTAGAAGACAACAACGTACCAGTACGTGAGCGTCTGCGTATCTCACCGAATTGCCCACTAATCATGCCTTACCATGTGGCACTAGATCAAGCTCGTGAAGCCAAGCGCGGCACGGGTAAAATCGGTACGACAGGTCGTGGTATCGGTCCTGCTTACGAAGATAAAGTGGCGCGCCGTGCTATCAAGCTTGCTGACTTATTCCGTGATGACCTAGAAGAGAAACTACGTAACTTAATCGAATATCATAACTTCCAATTGACTCAATATTATAAAGTTGATGCGATTGATTTTGATGAGACGTTCAAGCTTTGCCAAGAGTGGAAAGAAGAGATTAGAGGTATGGTTACTGATGTGACCGAAGACCTTAATCAATTGCGTTTGGCTGGCAAAAACTTAATGTTTGAAGGTGCACAAGGTACGCTACTTGATATCGACCATGGTACTTATCCGTTCGTGACCAGCTCAAGCGTCACGGCAGGCGGCGTATCTACTGGTACGGGTATCGGTCCATTATATTTAGATTATGTACTTGGTATCACTAAAGCCTACACCACACGTGTTGGTAGCGGTCCGTTCCCAACAGAATTGTTTGATGATGTTGGTGCCCACTTAGCCAAAGTTGGTCATGAGTTTGGCGCAACCACTGGTCGTGCGCGTCGCTGTGGTTGGTTCGATGCAGAAGCGCTACGCCGTGCTGTCGTACTGAACTCTATGTCGGGTATCTGCTTGACCAAGCTTGACGTATTAGATGGTCTTGAAGAGTTACTAATCGGTGTAGGTTATAACTTACCTGAGACTGAATGTGCTGGCGCGCATGATGCTGAGTTTTATGAGTCAGTGACACCAAAGTATGAGACCTTAGAAGGCTGGAGCGAATCTACCGTTGGTATCACTAACTATGACGACTTACCAGAGAACGCTAAAAAATACATCAAGCGTATCGAAGCGCTAATTGACTGTCCTATCGATATTATCTCAACCGGTCCTGACCGCGAAGAGACTATCGTATTACGTGACCCGTATGATGCGTAA